The proteins below come from a single Mucilaginibacter mali genomic window:
- a CDS encoding YdcF family protein, producing MKKLFILLFTVLNGLLVLAQKPAPVNHYQLITDGDWVKTKNYYLLTLIQQDKAVSQTLKTDAVLKQLTQKKLTDLKNSVTDCKDAACFTDKIKFSDEEIKTVGIELEALCKSGSALQKLVKNKLIPSGTYGLYKGLTISQLLVKAWEQDAAGINYTIGVYGDGKKPNYPLIDSISFNTKGRRYAFQLSSINETLYGDVKDASLFFEPAMQAALLLLQLNERQDAANYEPMAQTVNKAAVEHIKVTNWAKYPYTVILIPGEGPENLTTPLSAGGMLRCRLAAQQYRAGLAPFVMPSGGKVHPYKTKYCEAEEMKKYLVEVLHIPAYAVIMEPHARHTTTNMRNGVRLMYRYGIPDNKPGLVVTERGQAGAIINMAGRCMKELGYVPYKLGKSLSPTATEFYPLPEAMQIDLDEPLDP from the coding sequence ATGAAAAAACTATTTATTCTTTTATTTACCGTATTGAACGGGCTTTTGGTGTTAGCACAAAAGCCAGCACCCGTCAATCATTATCAGTTGATCACTGATGGCGATTGGGTGAAGACAAAAAATTATTACCTGCTTACGCTTATCCAACAAGATAAAGCAGTTAGCCAGACACTAAAAACCGATGCTGTTTTAAAGCAATTAACCCAAAAGAAGTTAACCGATCTGAAAAACTCAGTAACCGATTGTAAGGACGCGGCCTGCTTTACTGATAAGATCAAATTTTCGGACGAGGAGATAAAAACCGTTGGCATTGAATTGGAAGCGCTTTGCAAATCCGGTAGCGCGCTGCAGAAGCTGGTGAAGAACAAACTGATCCCATCCGGTACTTATGGTTTGTATAAAGGATTAACTATATCGCAATTACTGGTTAAGGCCTGGGAACAGGACGCGGCAGGTATTAATTATACCATCGGTGTTTACGGTGATGGCAAAAAGCCAAATTATCCACTTATCGATTCGATCAGCTTTAATACCAAAGGCAGGAGATATGCCTTCCAGCTAAGCAGCATTAACGAAACACTTTATGGCGATGTAAAAGACGCCTCCCTGTTTTTTGAACCTGCCATGCAGGCTGCCTTGTTGTTACTGCAATTGAACGAACGCCAGGATGCGGCAAATTACGAGCCGATGGCGCAGACTGTAAATAAAGCAGCGGTTGAACACATTAAGGTAACCAATTGGGCTAAATATCCATATACGGTTATCCTGATCCCCGGCGAAGGGCCCGAGAACCTGACCACGCCTTTAAGTGCAGGCGGCATGTTGCGTTGCAGATTAGCTGCGCAGCAATACCGTGCGGGTTTGGCTCCTTTTGTTATGCCGTCTGGCGGTAAGGTGCATCCTTATAAAACAAAATATTGCGAGGCCGAGGAAATGAAGAAGTACCTTGTAGAGGTATTACACATACCCGCTTACGCCGTAATTATGGAGCCGCATGCCCGCCATACCACTACCAATATGCGCAATGGTGTAAGGCTGATGTACCGTTATGGCATCCCCGATAATAAACCGGGCCTGGTAGTTACCGAAAGGGGACAGGCCGGCGCTATCATCAATATGGCTGGCAGATGCATGAAAGAGCTGGGCTATGTGCCTTATAAACTGGGTAAATCGCTTTCACCAACCGCTACCGAGTTTTACCCACTTCCGGAGGCCATGCAAATAGACCTTGACGAGCCGCTTGATCCATAG
- a CDS encoding RagB/SusD family nutrient uptake outer membrane protein — translation MNKKLMIIAGAFLFVLMGSSCKKSFLEKVDPNSVTLNDDFKSPNDILLAINGIYTSLRSSNNIGEGSSLWTDERSDDTGSNDNQSNAGEPFQFNDYSLLPGNTYLKSHWVSLYGTISRCNIVLTYIDQVPFSDPNLKLQYAAEAKFLRAMMYFRLVREWGDVPLVTKQLNNVDEVGAATFREKQATVYAQIVADLTDATKAPLAKLQTAATTGRVTLAAANTLLGQVYLTMATTQDQSKRTDNLNNAKTFLLAAYNMRSFTTLSSIPYTDVFDVSKKATCPELIWQMPYIQGNASYYSSIAANNQVKGETINSLKPSTALSGGITADIIKEYETGDPRMAFSVKYSTVVNDWFITKYRDASAAASNLGYGGNDYPLMRYADVILMLAEVSNYLGDSAGAIQYIDMVRTRAGMPTYAVSLTNPAYAAKYTDLRLAILHERRVELAFEHHRWFDLLRTFTTDELVTYFRGKNQADFGLANLQHFTTKDRYYPIPFDEYKLDPVKMYQNPGY, via the coding sequence ATGAATAAGAAATTAATGATCATAGCAGGCGCGTTCCTGTTTGTGTTGATGGGTTCTTCATGTAAAAAGTCGTTTCTTGAAAAAGTCGACCCGAACAGCGTTACCCTGAACGACGATTTTAAATCGCCTAATGATATTTTGCTGGCCATTAACGGTATTTATACCAGCTTGCGCAGCAGCAACAATATTGGCGAAGGCAGCAGCTTGTGGACAGACGAACGCTCTGATGATACCGGTAGTAACGACAACCAGAGTAACGCGGGTGAGCCGTTCCAGTTTAACGATTACTCGTTGTTGCCTGGTAACACCTACCTGAAAAGCCATTGGGTATCGTTATACGGCACCATCAGCCGTTGCAACATTGTGTTAACTTATATTGACCAGGTGCCTTTTAGCGACCCGAACCTGAAATTGCAGTATGCCGCTGAAGCTAAATTTCTGCGTGCGATGATGTATTTCCGCCTGGTGCGCGAGTGGGGCGATGTGCCGCTGGTTACCAAACAGCTTAACAACGTTGACGAGGTGGGCGCCGCTACTTTCCGCGAGAAACAGGCAACTGTATACGCACAGATCGTAGCCGACCTGACAGACGCTACCAAAGCCCCATTGGCTAAATTGCAAACTGCTGCTACCACGGGGCGCGTTACGCTGGCTGCGGCCAACACGCTGCTGGGCCAGGTATATTTAACCATGGCTACCACACAAGATCAAAGCAAGCGTACTGACAATCTTAACAATGCCAAGACCTTTTTGCTGGCTGCTTACAATATGCGCTCTTTTACTACACTAAGCAGCATCCCATACACCGATGTGTTTGATGTAAGTAAAAAAGCCACCTGCCCCGAACTGATCTGGCAGATGCCTTACATACAGGGCAACGCCAGCTACTACTCAAGCATTGCCGCCAACAACCAGGTCAAAGGCGAAACCATCAACTCGCTTAAACCGTCAACCGCGCTTTCGGGGGGTATCACTGCCGATATTATTAAGGAGTATGAAACCGGCGACCCGCGTATGGCTTTCTCGGTTAAATATTCAACCGTGGTAAACGATTGGTTTATTACCAAATACCGCGATGCCAGCGCTGCTGCAAGTAACCTTGGCTATGGCGGTAACGACTACCCGCTGATGCGCTATGCCGACGTAATTTTGATGCTGGCCGAGGTGAGCAATTACCTGGGCGACAGTGCCGGCGCTATTCAATATATTGATATGGTGCGCACCCGTGCGGGTATGCCTACTTACGCCGTAAGCTTAACCAACCCTGCCTATGCCGCCAAATACACTGATCTGCGCCTGGCCATTTTGCACGAGCGCCGCGTAGAGCTGGCATTTGAGCATCACCGCTGGTTCGACCTGCTGCGTACTTTTACTACCGATGAACTGGTAACCTATTTCCGCGGGAAAAACCAGGCTGATTTTGGCCTTGCCAACCTGCAGCACTTTACTACTAAAGACAGGTACTACCCAATTCCGTTCGACGAGTACAAACTCGATCCGGTTAAAATGTACCAAAACCCCGGTTATTAA
- a CDS encoding DUF5655 domain-containing protein, with the protein MSWTCPKCDREFPKPEQRHYCARVSLDSLFAGRPEELILVFDKILAEVADWDGVLVGATPNCIVFTHRLTFLVIRPMKKELDIKFYTKAAHPEKPVRTSIAAGNKFENHIRISLLDELHPSIFTLLRESYELL; encoded by the coding sequence ATGAGTTGGACTTGCCCTAAATGCGACCGGGAGTTTCCCAAACCAGAGCAACGGCATTACTGCGCGCGGGTAAGCCTGGATAGCCTGTTTGCAGGGCGTCCCGAAGAATTGATATTGGTTTTTGATAAAATATTGGCCGAAGTGGCAGATTGGGACGGCGTGTTGGTTGGCGCTACACCCAACTGTATTGTATTTACCCATCGGCTTACCTTTTTGGTTATCCGGCCAATGAAGAAGGAACTGGATATTAAATTTTACACAAAAGCCGCTCACCCCGAAAAACCGGTACGTACAAGTATAGCTGCCGGAAATAAGTTCGAGAATCACATTCGTATTTCGCTGTTAGATGAATTGCATCCGTCGATCTTTACCTTGTTACGGGAATCTTACGAATTGCTTTAA
- a CDS encoding SusC/RagA family TonB-linked outer membrane protein, which translates to MNKKITHDLLKKLLFLLIMTLSVTVRVAAQNTQTVSGVVTDETNQPVPGVTVRQKGTPNAVSTNAAGRYSIKVPQGATLSYSFVGYFTQDMPASSGNINVKLKVQFNQLQEVVAIGYQTVRKSDVTGAISSVKASELNTSAPTLGQALVGKVAGVQISQTDGAPDKGVKIRVRGIGSFSASSDPLYVIDGFPAGNDLYINPEDIETIDILKDAASAAIYGSRASGGVVLITTKHGKEGKGKFEYDVQTGQNQLAHKVKLLDADQYAQLVIDGRNNTYKDIWVNTGHVWNDAMYSDVNTTRIANVGSANAASVQIPAYIYDFASQKAIPQSVNTDWQDELYRTAFFQKHNLTFSGGNKDIKYYVGGAYQNQQGIVQNSGQERYNFRTNVEGDVNNKLHIAANVSYTQNLNHETSEGRFDHGPILGALIYMPYFPAYNADGSLATNRAASESAAYGYQSIENPVALAQRTQIVRHGYRSYYNGSASYKILPELTFKANLGLQTYNEKYDYYLPTNLSSGANAPGSPQAIAAANATAANLGQQNRLGEFTVNYDKKFGRHSVNVLAGYTAEDATTDYVSVNAKGFQNDNIPEISNKGADPTNFTLNSAYKRETTLLSYLARVSYNFASKYYLIGSFRADGSSRFGPENKYGYFPSVSGGWNLSEEPFYHNWLGNQSTVKLRGSWGLVGNYNIGDYNYQQTIGSTGGAVLGGSVATSTAPTGIKDNKLSWESTSQYNFGADLGLLKGRLFVIFNYYLSYTYNLLYNQPISAVSGSTTILTNLHDSQIRNRGFDVQLDGKIIEGKDFKFGASGNFSLNRNLVTKFPGNNTIIVAGAERSYQTHITQQGQPVGMFYGFKVAGITTADNYNKVPQSNAQSNPLHPGELYFVDTNGDGKVTDADKSVIGSPYAKFTYGFALNASYKGFDFTTNFNGSYGNQVLDGQDYYLFNMEGSGNQYSVVADRYRNDAQTGNGQVYRASRGGDQSNSTRLSTFYLQDGSFLRCDGITLGYTVPKSLLGKAGISRLRIFASATNVFTITKYKGYNPEVDYNYSSGATNSTQNPNLAPGVDYGVYPLVRGYNLGVNLAF; encoded by the coding sequence ATGAATAAAAAGATTACGCATGATCTTTTAAAGAAACTTCTTTTTCTGCTTATCATGACCTTGTCAGTAACCGTACGTGTTGCTGCTCAAAACACCCAAACCGTTTCGGGTGTCGTAACAGATGAAACCAACCAGCCGGTACCCGGCGTTACTGTACGCCAGAAAGGCACTCCTAACGCAGTATCAACCAACGCCGCCGGCCGTTATTCGATTAAAGTTCCCCAGGGTGCTACGCTTAGCTATTCTTTCGTAGGTTATTTTACGCAGGATATGCCAGCAAGCAGCGGCAACATTAATGTTAAGTTGAAAGTTCAGTTTAACCAGTTGCAGGAAGTGGTAGCCATTGGTTACCAAACTGTACGCAAGAGCGACGTAACCGGTGCTATTTCCAGCGTTAAAGCCAGCGAATTGAACACTTCGGCCCCTACATTGGGCCAGGCACTGGTAGGTAAAGTAGCCGGTGTGCAGATCTCGCAAACAGACGGCGCGCCTGATAAGGGCGTTAAGATCCGTGTACGTGGTATCGGTTCGTTCTCGGCCAGCTCAGACCCGCTGTACGTGATCGACGGTTTCCCTGCCGGTAACGACCTTTACATCAATCCGGAAGATATCGAAACTATCGATATTTTGAAAGACGCCGCTTCGGCTGCCATATACGGTTCGCGAGCATCAGGCGGTGTTGTCCTCATCACCACTAAACATGGTAAAGAAGGTAAAGGTAAGTTTGAATACGACGTACAAACCGGTCAAAACCAATTGGCGCATAAAGTAAAATTACTCGATGCAGATCAGTATGCCCAGTTAGTAATTGACGGCCGTAATAACACCTATAAAGATATTTGGGTAAACACCGGCCATGTATGGAACGATGCCATGTACTCCGACGTTAACACTACCCGTATAGCAAACGTGGGTAGCGCTAATGCCGCATCGGTACAAATACCTGCTTATATTTATGATTTTGCCAGTCAAAAGGCGATCCCGCAATCGGTAAATACCGACTGGCAGGACGAGCTGTACCGCACCGCTTTCTTTCAAAAACATAACCTGACTTTTAGCGGTGGTAACAAGGACATTAAATACTATGTGGGCGGAGCTTACCAAAACCAACAGGGTATTGTACAAAACTCAGGCCAGGAGCGTTACAACTTCAGGACCAACGTTGAGGGCGACGTTAACAATAAACTGCATATTGCAGCCAATGTTTCGTACACACAAAACCTAAACCACGAAACCTCTGAGGGGCGTTTTGACCACGGCCCAATTTTAGGCGCGCTTATTTATATGCCATATTTCCCGGCTTATAATGCTGATGGCTCGCTGGCTACCAACCGTGCCGCATCTGAGTCGGCCGCTTATGGTTACCAGTCTATTGAAAACCCGGTTGCCCTGGCACAGCGTACGCAGATCGTTCGCCATGGTTATCGCAGCTATTACAATGGTTCGGCCAGTTATAAAATTTTACCTGAACTGACCTTTAAAGCTAACCTGGGTTTGCAGACCTATAACGAGAAATACGATTACTACCTACCCACCAACCTGAGCAGCGGCGCCAACGCGCCTGGCTCTCCGCAGGCTATCGCGGCTGCCAACGCTACCGCAGCTAACTTAGGCCAGCAGAACCGTTTGGGTGAGTTTACCGTAAACTACGATAAAAAATTCGGCAGGCACTCAGTTAATGTACTGGCTGGCTATACCGCGGAAGATGCTACTACAGATTATGTAAGCGTTAACGCCAAAGGTTTCCAAAACGATAACATTCCCGAGATCTCTAACAAAGGTGCCGACCCGACCAACTTTACGCTTAACTCGGCCTACAAGCGCGAAACTACGCTGCTATCTTACCTGGCCCGTGTCAGCTATAATTTTGCCAGCAAATATTACCTGATCGGTTCGTTCCGCGCTGATGGTTCATCACGCTTCGGCCCTGAAAATAAATATGGCTATTTCCCGTCAGTATCCGGCGGCTGGAACCTGTCAGAAGAACCTTTCTATCACAATTGGCTGGGCAACCAATCAACCGTTAAGCTGCGTGGCAGCTGGGGTTTGGTAGGTAACTACAATATTGGCGACTACAACTATCAGCAAACCATAGGTAGTACCGGCGGTGCAGTTTTGGGCGGCAGTGTAGCAACTTCTACCGCGCCAACCGGTATTAAAGACAATAAACTGAGCTGGGAGTCAACCTCTCAATACAACTTCGGCGCCGACCTGGGCTTACTGAAAGGCCGCCTGTTTGTTATCTTCAATTATTACCTCAGCTACACTTACAACCTGCTGTACAACCAGCCTATCTCGGCTGTTTCGGGTAGTACCACTATCCTTACCAACCTGCACGATTCGCAGATCCGTAACCGTGGTTTTGATGTTCAGCTGGATGGTAAGATCATCGAAGGCAAAGACTTTAAATTTGGCGCAAGCGGTAACTTCTCGCTCAACCGCAACCTTGTAACCAAATTTCCGGGCAATAACACCATTATCGTAGCAGGTGCCGAACGTTCATACCAAACACACATTACCCAGCAAGGTCAGCCTGTAGGTATGTTCTACGGTTTTAAAGTAGCCGGTATTACTACTGCCGACAACTACAATAAAGTACCGCAATCAAACGCGCAGAGCAACCCGCTGCACCCGGGCGAGCTGTATTTTGTTGATACCAATGGCGATGGTAAGGTAACTGATGCTGATAAATCGGTGATCGGCTCTCCTTACGCTAAATTTACTTATGGCTTTGCACTGAACGCGTCTTACAAAGGCTTCGATTTCACTACCAACTTCAACGGTTCATACGGTAACCAGGTGCTGGACGGCCAGGACTATTACCTGTTTAACATGGAAGGTTCGGGCAACCAATACTCGGTAGTGGCCGATCGTTACCGCAATGATGCTCAGACCGGCAACGGCCAGGTTTACCGGGCATCACGCGGCGGCGACCAGAGCAACAGTACCCGTCTGTCAACCTTCTATCTGCAAGACGGTTCATTCCTGCGTTGCGATGGCATCACCCTTGGTTATACAGTCCCTAAATCGTTGTTAGGAAAAGCCGGCATTAGCCGCCTGCGCATTTTTGCCAGTGCAACTAACGTGTTTACTATTACCAAATACAAAGGTTACAACCCCGAGGTTGACTATAACTACTCAAGTGGCGCCACCAACAGTACCCAGAACCCCAACCTGGCTCCGGGTGTAGATTATGGTGTTTATCCGCTTGTGCGTGGCTACAACTTAGGTGTTAACCTTGCTTTCTAA
- a CDS encoding DUF808 domain-containing protein, with protein sequence MASGFFAILDDIAALMDDVAVNTKVAAGKTAGILGDDLAVNAEKATGFVSSRELPVLWAITKGSLLNKLIIIPVALLLQAFYPPAIKLILVLGGVYLAYEGVEKIIEFLFHHPKEAEPEEQATEQTKIKSAISTDFILSIEIVIIALGTVLEETLVTQIITVSIVALLATIGVYGIVALIVRMDDAGLRLMKVSGNKGFLLKAGMLLVKALPLVIRILGIIGTLALVLVSGGILVHQIEWLHHLWPSFPGIIKEVGAGLAAGLIAVALVKIFSIIRKRIA encoded by the coding sequence ATGGCATCAGGCTTTTTTGCAATTCTGGATGATATAGCCGCGCTGATGGATGACGTGGCGGTAAACACAAAAGTAGCCGCGGGTAAAACGGCCGGCATCCTTGGCGATGACCTTGCCGTTAATGCCGAAAAGGCAACGGGTTTCGTATCATCGCGCGAGTTGCCGGTGCTTTGGGCAATCACTAAAGGATCGTTGCTCAATAAATTGATCATCATCCCTGTGGCTTTGCTGCTACAGGCTTTTTATCCGCCGGCCATTAAGTTGATACTGGTTTTAGGCGGTGTTTACCTGGCTTACGAGGGTGTAGAAAAGATCATCGAGTTTTTATTTCATCACCCAAAAGAAGCCGAGCCGGAAGAACAAGCTACAGAGCAAACCAAGATCAAGTCGGCCATTTCCACAGATTTTATCCTGTCTATCGAAATTGTAATTATTGCATTGGGTACAGTGCTTGAAGAGACACTGGTTACGCAAATTATTACCGTTTCTATTGTAGCCCTGCTGGCAACCATCGGCGTATATGGAATTGTAGCGTTGATTGTCCGCATGGATGATGCCGGTTTGCGGTTAATGAAAGTTTCTGGTAACAAAGGCTTCCTGTTAAAGGCAGGTATGTTGCTGGTTAAGGCTTTGCCGCTGGTTATCCGCATATTAGGCATAATAGGTACTTTGGCGTTGGTGTTGGTATCTGGTGGAATATTGGTGCATCAAATCGAATGGTTGCATCATTTATGGCCATCTTTTCCCGGGATAATAAAAGAAGTAGGAGCCGGCCTGGCCGCGGGTTTAATAGCAGTTGCACTGGTTAAAATATTTAGTATTATCCGGAAACGAATTGCCTGA
- the yiaA gene encoding inner membrane protein YiaA — translation MEPLQNKTDENLTAVKYGDKTRNPFKPTAAFIGASWFALLTGVVGYCIGLWNADIQLNEKGYYFTILLFGLFAVISVQKSVRDRAEGLAVTDLYYGLSWFATIAAMILLTIGLWNTDLARSEKGFYAMAFCLSMFSAIAVQKNTRDAKMFEDKEL, via the coding sequence ATGGAACCGCTACAAAACAAAACAGACGAAAATTTAACCGCCGTAAAATATGGCGACAAAACCAGGAACCCATTTAAACCAACCGCCGCGTTTATTGGCGCCTCGTGGTTCGCTTTATTAACAGGAGTGGTGGGGTATTGCATCGGCTTATGGAATGCAGACATCCAATTGAACGAAAAAGGCTATTATTTTACCATTTTATTATTTGGCTTATTCGCGGTTATATCAGTTCAAAAAAGCGTAAGGGACAGGGCCGAGGGACTTGCCGTAACGGATCTTTACTACGGCCTGAGTTGGTTTGCTACTATTGCTGCAATGATACTGTTAACAATAGGTTTATGGAATACTGATCTTGCCCGAAGCGAAAAAGGTTTTTACGCTATGGCGTTTTGCCTGAGCATGTTTTCGGCTATTGCTGTACAAAAGAATACCCGCGACGCAAAGATGTTTGAGGATAAAGAGTTGTAA